The window tgttgtttcatctttctttttaatggtaaaaacttttattttattaggattgagTGCATTCAgtttagactctggtgtggatTCATTAACCttttgtttgcccttttgttcagacgacgaatgagatttttgagaatgattagaatgagctttagagcaaaatggagatgaattggtggaagtagaagaattagatgaactagaaggagtgggtttagattgagaggacttcttggcaGGAGACTataagtgacccttttgcttttgatcattggagggactgaccttagagttttgatctctttttacttcagaaccgaacctttgctttcggttggaatcgttctctgaatcgaacctttgctttcggttgaagtcattcttagaaccgaacctttgctttcggttggtattttcttgtgaaccgaaccttggctttcggttattgtGACTCTCAGGttttccgacaggattgttttcatacttcagattcctgtcttgatgtgagaagtatgcattctgggattgccagaattgtctcctttcagagagatttttcctgtatctttggttcctttctcgtttcttattccttatctgctttggttgatgatgaacattagctttcgttttcggtttctccttggttgGTTCATTTTGAATTGTAGGAGTTTCATTTAGCACTGaggaagtagagggaacgtcttctgttgccgaactttcattctcctgaggaatgtcttttgtaccgctggtgcttggctcatcgaaattatctggcttatttaagggttcaggtatgtatctacctttactcatccaagaggttctttctgataagcccaccgtttcgtttgcattatctattggtgctgaccagaagtactcatcgcagccatcagcattgtcttcgtttacaatagctgtgagttcagctgtctgatgttcggttactccagtgaccttgtatacttgattcggagtggtcctgaccttttgatacacaactgctttctctactaagatcggggacttttgttgggacaatcgagcgaactccactgaattttcagaaattagattcttgtggttttcaggttcgctttttacaaattctgagcagtcaaccgtgtcctctacagaaatttcactcatgttgtcgtcctcgttaagctcagatgcattttcaacatcaattttgttttctgagcttacgttggcgttcaAAGAGTCAaaattttgtatggtttcggttctcagtttaagtctatcattttcatccaaaaggtttttaagcatatccttgtggtccttggatttaatgaaagattcaattttgtccagtccatacatgtaggtcggattgacatcatcaaatgatatcacactctcacagttataagcttcggcatcaatttcatcctccttaaactccaggaagggcaaaatcatgcgatggatcttttggcctatttcacagtctaagtgaagttgagtaatattagaataaagacgttttgcaattaaacaaaaaacattccgctgttttaacaactttaaattttctctttgtaaataaatgttttcgtctttaattttaactaattcagactccttcaactcgatccacatgcgccgctcctcactcttcgacgacaccctgcttaattgatcagttaggttagaattggtgactcgagtttgagttaagctactatctagatgagaaattcttgtattaacattttttagttctttctcatatgaggattgtggtactttaaatgaaacaaaaaacgattgtaccttctttatcagttcatcaagctcattgaactgctggctgagtggcttggccgtaaagcacatgtcctcctgcaccttcggttcattgcttccactatcggtgttgtatcccctcatctgagatacatcagacaccatgaagcatcttcctccattgctctcctcctttgccacataaccctttccatgagtaggcttcctcacttcatcgtcttctgagtcagtagaccaaacttccactctaccgaactcgtcatcagcaaccgaaccctgcacaataagagcattcatagaagggttagcggtagacctcttctttctcatctcatcgagccttttctgcagcacagcttcctcatccttttcatcgtccttttcagccatcttcttaaggacacaatctttagcatagtggtttttcccaccacagtagtaacagcttactccagaatcaccatcagccttcggttccttcttgggctcttcaaccttcggttcattgttaactttttctgaactataactcccctgccagtttcggtttttattgctggggaatctcttctttatgaacctcttggggttagacaccatcatagcataatcctcagacgtgaggtcatactcctctaagttaaggtcttcatcctccaccgcagctttactttttgacaggagggccaacgaactaaggcttgaaacaacgtttttCTCCTGtagtacaatcttctcctgggacttgagaatacccaccagtttctccagagaatatgatttaaactgctcatgggctttgactgtagacaccactgctctccattcagaccttagaccatttaagaatgtaaccttctactcgataagcttcctttcaatgtcatgcttgatcatcctgctgagaagatgattgaagcgatcgaacgtctgggtcactatttcttcggctccttgcctgaattctccaaactccgataagagtaaggtttggatagaatgttcaagatcctcgtctgtagagtacagttcgcgaagtctatcccaaacttcctttgccgtcgtgcatgagctgaccaacctgaaggtgtcggattgAAGGGCAAATCTAATCAAGCTTaatgccttgatattgcactggaatttatccttttcatcttgtgcaatatctttaacatccttcagcagatcattgtactccttttgagttttgataatcctggacgttgcagaatgagaaaaaggtccattaatgatagcttcccatatgagatatccattatcctcagatcctatcacgtagtcttcgaagtgatgcgcccagacttcatagtcatgggtgtataggattggaatctttgtcgtcgaaccgatgctgttggaaatattgataggatttgattgcgattcgtccattatgataaaaaaaaacctgttaaaagatcagactagtaataactcagattagggcaaaacaataaatatcaagatacgtcaataatgagatgacggctcgataaatatcagtaattgcggaaaaaccctaatttaaacattttcacagaaaagatgtgtatcgattacacaacctcctgctctgataccaattgatgagattaaaactttaatctatgaagatcgattagatcttaaacaggtaattaattataaaaacagcaagaacacgaaaataagaataaggcaagagtgaatcaatcgtgtcgaatgattaaaacaaaatcctcagaagagctcgattaagaacatcaactgtagatgattggtaggttacaagaacgattaaggaaatctgtaaatactatcgttatgctcttgATCAATCGTTAaaaatcattaacctaatatgcatgcaagcatatacttatataataaacataatgggctctcggttggacaggcccaaaccggaatacaaactaAATAAACAAACAGTCGAGcccaaatgacgcaatcttcaaactaatcttcagcccaacagtaACAATACAATTATCAGAACATACCTAAAGAATCCTCATTCTATAGGCTTCTTAGAATCTCCAtgactttccttgattcgagtacaaaTCTTGTGCTTTTATTAGTATAGGCCCAATACCacattccacacctatccatacttagCTCAAGAAGCATctcgaatcctccaagtcaccttcTCATAATGATACTCCCAATAACCTCTAAACAGCTAACCACTCacactaaagcacttcctaggctctcctaggatcccCACCCCACCTTGCCATCAGCTACTGATGAACTCCAAGTAGTAtcagctaactacttcatgaatacaattacatgtagCAAAACTTAAATAGTCTTTTGACTAAAAGAACCAATCCTACAATGgtaaacgagagctgcgcaatagggttaaatcaatcattctaacaTTATTTATCATTTCAGCATGTAACTTACAATATTTGTTTAATAGTTATCTCACATCAATAAGAGTCCCATAAAACACAaatcaagcagcattcgagcagaAACACTTAGAAGCCATAAAACAATCAAAGGACATCCTCAACTCACTCGCTGCTACGATGCTAGTAACTTCCACTTACACTACCGgtttccttatgcatgcaaattatatatAATACGATATCAAATAGATTGTCAAAaaaatgattctaccctaagaccacaaccagacgaggaataggaaataaggctaaatcaatcattctagggctatatgatcctaatcgtatataatttttaaacataCACTTAACAATCAATTCTATCAACATAAACTTTAAATCTGATTTAGCATCCAATTCCCCCTAGACTACAGGTCATCACAAATCATGCTATTCTATCATGCAACTCCTGAAGGTAGCATACAACATAACATCATGTATGGGTATTCGGGGAATtgcttacttgagctcggatgattACACGCATCGTATCCTTTTCtttataaaatacattttagaaaaaaaatattttctttcaaaaagacTACCAATTCCTCAGTGTGAGTTCTGACACATCCGAGAGCGTGTttgaatccttcaaaccaaggctatgataacaacttgaaacatcccaaaatgccagtaaaatttttcatttttaaacatcgAATCATACAACCAATTATTCCAAAACCAAATAgagtaaaaatgtattttcaaacATTAGATATCTCCAAAAGTAACTAATGCAGAAAAAGCCAATAGAGGATGCGGTGCAGTCAAGTCAGACCCTTCCCTATGAATCTGGAAATACATAAAAAATGTTAAAtaaaaaaccgtaagcacaaggcttagtgagtttcacaaaataccacacaccacaTAAATAGGCCTAGACGGACATATAActaaatgggcccaacccaacatacataaATGGGCCCAACCTAACATAATAATGGGCCCAACCCAGCATACATACTAATGGTCCATCCTAACATAATAATGGGCCCATTCCTACATACATAATAATGGGTCTAACCCAACATAATAATCAGCCCAGCCCAACATACAAATAGGCCCAGGCCAACATACATACTAATAGGTCCAACCTTGCATACAAATAGGCTCAGCCCAACCTACATATACAAGAGTCACAAAGGCAACTAGTACAATCtagtgggctggcattggtgccttcgacccacgagcatagtgaaaagactcacatGCACTCTGAAGACAAGATAAACCACCACTAACGCTAGCGATATGAAGCCTCCCTTACTGAACTTCTCTATAATAAAACgctaattaacaattaatgaaATTAGTAACTCATGAAAGGTCTTGGCTCATAGTTAAACCTCCTTTAGGCAAATGAGCATTTTTCTATTAATAAGTCTCAACATGGTTTACCAAAACTCAAACTGGACAAAAAGTCAATGATCAAAAAATTTAACTTATACCCTACGTAACTAAACTATGCCCTACATAGAGCTACACCTTGCGTAGAGAGGCTACGCCCTGCATACATCCCCTGATCCTAAAAAGTTTCTTAAGCTCTTAATATAGCAAGACAAACTCTCCATCTCCTAGATCTGATTTAGAtcaatgtcttaatggataatgTCACTGACTTCATCCATTTGAATGGCCAAGATGAACGCACAACCAAATTGTAAGTCGAAGATGGCACCTTTTTCTCATGAACTCATGTATGGCTGGATAAGAGTGTCCATGCTCTCATTTTTTATGATTCTATAACCTCAAAACATTAGAAAGAGGCATTCAAATATACTAGAGTACCCCATACTCCTAAAGACCAAGGTTAAGGGATAAAAGAATAAAAACCCATGAGCTACTTAGATCTAACAGAAGGAGTATCTAGATGTAAGCTTTATACATTCTAGAGATAAGTGATAAagtataaagcttggatctacaaAGCTTGGAGCTCACACTTGCTTCTTCGATGACCTTCTTCAAGAATGCACACAAAATTCCCATTAATGCATCCAAAACTCACAATTAGTGGATAGGGTTTCAAAAGAATGACAAGTAGTGATAGAGGATGGTAATGGGAAGGGTTCCAACAAGTTAGCACCCATAAATAGAGCTTAAAACCttaggattagggttttggtcagtAGCTTGTACACCCTGCATAACCTAAGTTATGCCATGTTCAACTCATTAAAAATGCGATCTGATTTTAACATTTGTGTTGTGTGTAGCTCCCCTATGCTCTATGTAGGTCAAAACCTTCAACATACAATTCAACTTcgaacaaccataacttcttcatttcaactctattttcaacgttctttatatgcaaaaaaaaaaatattgacgAGCCCTATACTTCTATCTAGTTACTTTTGGCTTAAGACATGTCGAACTAAAAACCATAACCCACTCAAGAAGCCTAACATATAACTTTTCCCATTTTATCCTTTGGTTCCATCACATGAATCAAGGGATTAGATCTAATAACCAATATTACTAACCCTCAATAAGGTCCAAACTTTACTTCTTTAAAGCCCAAAGTCTTTACATGATCAGATTGCGGTCAACGAGCCTTAAATTAAGGAATGTCCCAAAACAGGGTGTTCCAAGATGcacaaactttatggatttaaaaTTGCTACTCGCTTCCAAGCACCTCAAAGAAACCTTAATCCTCACAATTTAGGCATAAGACATGGAAAAATAAGGTCCAAAGGTAAAGAGAGGTTCAAATCAAATTAGAGGAGGATAGGTTTTTATGGGATCTCTATAAGGAGTAATGGAGGCTGAGAATGAACTAACCTTAGGGGTAATGGTGCTTAAATAacctccaaaaccctaaaaagacTTTCTAACCATGGGTCGGGACCGTCGTGTCCTTAATAGGTGCCCTGCATCCACTTGTGAATAAATCTAGTTTTCAGATTTTAACCAATTGATCaaaaaaacctaattaaattacgCATCCAGAAATGGATGTTACATGTTACCTAAAAGGGTGAGTATGCCCTTTTCGCTGACTTTTAAGCGAGTTTGAACCACTAGATCGACTAAAAAATATGTAAAACTAGGTTCTAAACCACAATAGCATCTCCCGAAAGGGTGATTATGCCCTTTTTGTTGACTTGTAAGTGAGTTTGAACCATTAGATAGACCTTCATTTacttttttttacaaataaagctTCTAAATCAATCTACTAAACCACAATAACATCTCATCAATCGATCAGTTGGTTGACATTACAACAAATTGTAAATGTAATGACATAACAGAGAATAAAAAAACTCgatgtcaaaatcaaaattttatggtAATATAGTGACTGTCTTCCAATTTGAATTTCAgtgataaaatcaaatttttgttaAACTTAGTGACTTTATTGCAAGTTAGGAAAACTGCTTATCCGGATAATATAGAGAAGCACTCATTTGATTGATATTGcaacaaaattataaatataatgacatgattaaaaaaaatcaatatcaaaatcaaaattttatggtAATATAGTGACTTTCTTGCAGAAAGACACTTTTCTGCGAAAGAGACTAAAAAAGGTGGGGGGCGAAACAAAAAGACCCTTTTCTACGAAGGAAAACAATTGCCCTATTTCTATCTATCACAAATCCattccattatatatatatatatatatatatatatatatatatatatatatatatatatatatatatatatatatatatatatatatatattttgctcTTCTATAAGTCTAAAATAAATTATACAACCTTTTAATCATATCATATGATTATATAACTAGCTATACTCTctagtttttattatttatgaaaCAATAATCCCCCAAATCAATACATGTGTTAGATAGTACATATTTAATAACCAAATTAGTAAATACCTAATCAGTTAGTGCCAAATTTTTTAAGGTATGACTATAGGATTATATAGTGTTAACAAATATCATTTAACAATATATTTATCTTTGTGTGTGTGTTGgtcgtgtgtgtatgtgtgtttgtgttCATATTGGTAGTATGGTTTGTAGAAATCAAAAGCCTGAAAATCATGTCGGGTTATTGTTTCCAAAATTCAAGTAAAAGGTTAAGTGGAATCAAGGAATCAATaggttatgattttttttgtattatttctTGAAGTTTATACCAATGAGAGATGTTTTGGGTGTAGGTGTGAGTGTGGGTGTGGATctcatattttttatttaaaaaaacttaaaaccaaaaagaaaaaaatatatattaaaagagaaaaatagcCTTTCAAGTTGATGAGTAACCGGAACCACAACAAATGTCCTAGTTAGGGGACCAAATCTACAAGTTGAAAAGCTTTTGGACAAAATCCAAGAAAAATCTAAAACCATGGGACTGATTTTACAATTTTCTAAAAAGTATATAAAAAGTGTAGTAAGGCAAAGTAGTATTGATTTAACAAGTGGCAACAAAAGAGTACAAGGACTCTCCAAgtggaaaaataaaaaattgtggTGAAACATTTTACCAAATCACGAGcatgattttattaatttaatctaTATCTCTATCAGTTAAATATTTAAAACCTAATCCGTCGaaaatttgttaaaaaaaatattttttatttatattattttctcTAGCACTGATATATCACATCTTTATCATCATACATGATCATGTTCCATTCTTCTATATTCATACGCATAAATCAAAACATTATCGTAACctcttaaatgaattaaaatatgTGCACATACGAACATTCATGACTCATCTTCTGCTAATCGGAAACCAACGTTCATGAAAAGAAGACTGGTGAGAAACCATATAAATAAGGAAAACAAGCACAATGGCTACACCCCATGGAGACCCTCCGGCTCGATGAAATGAATCTTTCTCAGGCAACGGCACCATGGACGGGAACCATGGCCTTTCACCACTAGATAGCCAGTGAACAAGAAGCAAAAGCACGACAGGAGTGAGCATGAGGAAGATCTTCAAGTTGTACAGGAAGCTCTCAACCTTGGGCTCATAGTTGAGGTACCAAGTGAAGCATAAGAAGAGGAAAACAACACAAAGGAAGAAGAAAAAGTGGATTGGGATAGAAAGTTGTCGGATGTACTCATAGTAGGATACCTTATTATCGTTGTTGTAGTACCTAGCCATGTTTGGGAGGATTTTTGCTTTGAAAATGAAAGACAGTGTGTGTTTATGTATCAGGTGGGAATGTTTATTGAGAGATTGAGGAGTAAATGAGATTGTGTATTTATAGGTAAACATAGCATTATAAAACAATCATATTTGTCTACAAAAAATTTGAATATATTATGTGGTTTTGCTTGGCATTGGGAAAGTAGAGACCTTTATTTTGGTTAAAGGGATTCCATTTATCAAGAAGGAGTTGTAGGGCTTTCGAGCCTTTGAGTCTTTCATATTCTTTACGAAATTGTTGTTAACCAACAACAGAACGCCACATAACACCGACCACGGACACGAATCTTGGGGAACGTTTAAATAAAATGAGATTGTTAACTTGTAAATGGAAAGACTTATATTTATTTACCgagttttaatatataaaaaaaagttcaaacaaaaatgaaaaaatgaaaattatatttTGGAATGACTTATATTTATTTACCGAGTTATAATAACGAAAAAAGGAAGAGAAAAagtttaaataaaaagaaaaacataataaaaatgaaagaaacaTATATTTTGTATTTGAAAAAATTACTAAACTAACTAAAACTTTAATGATTTATCCATTTTTAGTCAAAAAAATACCCACTTATACCAAAATAGTCTACGAAACCGTAGACGATTATGATCATCTAAGGTCAAACTGCATTTGACTATGGTCAACGGTCATTTTAAAAGTTTGACTAATGTTTCGAACAATAGGCTATTCTTTTCGTAACTCATCTATTCTTTCCGGGCCCATCGACCCaaaatatttatatgtttattttttagATTACCTTGACCTACTTTTTTCTTGGAGACATCTACTACTTTCTCTAAATGGAGGCTTCTAAGAACAACAAGTTATGTGTCGTTTTTGGCTAAAATTTTACCCTATTATTGATTAGGTgtagtttttatatatataattttttttctcaaaaaaaaaaaacgaaaaaatatGAAACCGTAGACTTCATACGCAACATACGGTGTACAAGTCAACAATACACATATTGTGTATTGTGTACATGTATACCGTAGGTTTCTCCCAGAAACCGTATTTTTTTACCTATAGTTTTGATTCCcaaaaatcaatatatatatatatatatatatatatatatatatatatatatatatatatatatatatataaaacaaagggaaaatgacttattaagcTAATTAACTTTTTGGTATGTTCACAtttgggtaactatctttttttgtacacatctaggtaacaaacttgttggaagtgttcacatatgacaatTATGACCTGTTGTAGCAGGTTACAACCTAGATGTAAACATTTTCAACAAagtcgttacctagatgtgtacaaaaaaagtagctatccaaatatgaacaaaacgaaaagtaagagtaaattacatgaatagtccctgtggtttggggaaatttatgttttggttcctaacttattttttttaactcggatggtccctactatttatttttaTTGCATGTTTGTGATGGGtgttggccataagaacatcctatgtgctcatacaaaccctaatacttggatctaggtttctctattgtacatgcaattcatccaagactataaaccctagatctagcatatgataatcaatataacatttaattagggtttagatcataccttgattgttatgtagcaataacaatcacaaatcctccttgtattgactttagaaagcttagagtcacaaatgtcactcctctaatggttcacaaacaccacgagcaagaggatgaagaggagaagagaaggaggctgcccaaaacgtgtggaaaccctagacaacaAGTTCatcacgtttttgagccttaagggttctttatatagagaggctattagggttatctaacaaggaaaccctaatttggatgcttaagccctaagtaacctatggactccttccttagcaagccttggacgatttctaatgggtttccccatacgattcgtccaaccttataatataagtcaatccatagcccaattgcaattatcttataattacaattccagttccttaagtttaattaatctcttttagtcacaaacttaattcttattaattcttgactaatattaattaaccaatatgatttctcctttaatatattgttctcataatatattaataaatcatatttaatcatttctctccatatttcatcctatcaagttgctttggtgaaggcaacccaaaaggaccatgcaccatcgggtcaagtacatatcaaaatagttatggacttagacactgatctaacaatctcccacttggataagtctaataactattatgtgtatgacttcatatcctgatctacaatcgtagctttccaaagccgctgtcaactctgatcttatcatatacgcgtgtcctttagataagggatcatatattcctccattctagatatcgtaagacatgatttctaatcattctttcTATattatttctcgacttccgatttatgacgactgactaattgaacaaatcaaattagccctagcccggctgagcatttacgtttgtcatcactaaatcatcgaggggcccaaagatatcgcttttatcctactttggataaaaggaacggataaactttgattcaatgcttgcttgcactcactcaccgaatcacacacaacaatatgttttatgacaccaagttactggtacgtttacatattatcaatgtgcaaccgatttgcaagatacaactcacacatctcggtttcaagaatataagatgttatcgtctcaccaatcactcgtgatacaattcatggagtgatccaagtgagtgtgggttcaatccaatgctcaaatcgtattcataagcactcatgaacgttgcagcaaacatttgcttatgtctaatactctttagacaatccacacaccaattcacgatagtcttcattcatacctacttctaacatatgaacgactgtggcccgttcgactaatttgactgttcttaaccaattaaattattcaggaagtcaaaacatgcaaagtgaaacacaagaataatactaatcccatatggcctcaaacctttgagtataaataaaacaccttttatttatcaccatatcgattactcattatttgttgtttcgggtaatcaacttcttacttgaattattacacttgtcccatgctcctagcatgcacacaatgtttacctatggttcttaatttgtgaaatagatcgaatgaacacatttccaatcatactcgtttcacaactcctaatccttttcataagtgtaagaatatcaaattattgccacttatagaatatgctagattctaacattttatgcaatgatcatttcgtaatgtcatagcacaaaagtcacaatgactattgccaatgaaattacaaagtcctctatcggagattgttacaagacaattccttagatatgatgtctttcactcaaagtacattc of the Lactuca sativa cultivar Salinas chromosome 6, Lsat_Salinas_v11, whole genome shotgun sequence genome contains:
- the LOC111890176 gene encoding uncharacterized protein LOC111890176 → MFTYKYTISFTPQSLNKHSHLIHKHTLSFIFKAKILPNMARYYNNDNKVSYYEYIRQLSIPIHFFFFLCVVFLFLCFTWYLNYEPKVESFLYNLKIFLMLTPVVLLLLVHWLSSGERPWFPSMVPLPEKDSFHRAGGSPWGVAIVLVFLIYMVSHQSSFHERWFPISRR